Within the Desulfovibrio oxyclinae DSM 11498 genome, the region TCGGTGGTGCGTCAGGGCAACATCGACCCGCTGTGCCTGTGCCTGTCGCGCGAGCTTGTGCTGGACCGCTGCGGTGGCTGGCGGCACCAGGGGCTTTACGAGGCCGACTACATGAACATGCTCGACTGGCACCGGCGGGCAAGGAGCGTCACCGTCATCGACGAGGTGGTGGGCATCTATGACGCGGGCCGCAGCCTCGACGGCGGCGCGCTCTCGCGCAGACAGATGAACATGCTCGACCGCATGGCCCGCGAGCGCGGTGTGACTCTCTCCGGCGGCGCGGACGAAGCCCACGCCATCGCAAGCGGCATCTGACCCGTCAGGACATCCCGACTGACCGCCCGGTTCCGCAGCATTGCGGAGCCGGGCTTTTTATTGCCCGGACGCCCGCCCGCACGGGTTTTTCTCGCGCCTGACGCCCTACCAGCATAACAAGAAAATCCGCAGCCTTTTGAAACAGCGTCCATTTTACGAGTTATCTCATTGCAAAAATTCACTTTTCAACCCTGCATTTTTCCATTTCCTTATCGAACCCTTTTAATGTAAGTAGAGGGGTTCCAAAATCACGACCGAAGCGCCGGTTTCCCGGCCCGTGAAATACGTTCTTTCAACGAGGTAAAGCTATATGCCGCTGTGCACCATCGAAGAAGCCATTGAAGACATCCGGCAAGGCAAAATGGTCATCATGGTGGATGACGAAGATCGCGAGAACGAAGGCGATCTCGTCTGCGCCGCCGAGAAGACCACTCCGGAGATGATCAACTTCATGGCCACCCACGGCAGGGGCCTCATCTGCCTGGCCATGGACGGATACATGGTCGACCGCCTCCAGCTGCCGCTCATGGCCCAGTCCAACAAATCCCAGTTCGGCACCAATTTCACCGTCAGCATCGAGGCCCGCGAGGGCGTCACCACCGGTATCTCGGCCTTCGACCGAGCCACCACCATCCTCACCGCCGTCGCCGACGACGTGGTCCCCGAGGACATCGTGACCCCCGGGCACATCTTCCCGCTGCGGGCCAAGGAAGGTGGCGTGCTGGTGCGCGCCGGCCAGACCGAAGGCTCCGTGGACCTGTGCCGCCTTGCAGGACTCAAACCCGCCGGCGTGATCTGCGAGATCATGCGCGAGGACGGAAACATGGCCCGTATGCCGGACCTGATTCCCTTCGCCAAGGAGCACGGGCTCAAGATCTGCTCGGTGGAAGACCTCATCGCCTACCGCATGAAGTTCGGCAACTACTCCGTCACCAAGGAGGCCGAAGCCGAACTGCCCACGCGCTGGGGCCACTTCAAGAGCGCCGCGTTCAAGTCCAGCACCGACGACAAGACTCACATCGCCCTGTACATGGGCGACATCAAGCCCGACGAGCCTGTGCTGGTGCGCGTGCACTCCGAGTGCCTCACCGGCGACGTGTTCGGCTCCCTGCGCTGCGACTGCGGCAACCAGCTCGCGGACGCCATGTGCATGATCCGCAACGAGGGCAAGGGCGTGCTGCTGTACATGCGGCAGGAAGGCCGGGGAATCGGCCTTGGCAACAAGATCCGCGCCTACCATCTGCAGGATCAGGGCTACGATACCGTGGAAGCCAACATGAAGCTCGGCTTCCCGCCGGACCTGCGCGATTACGGCGTGGGCGCCCAGATTCTGGTGGAACTCGGCATCTCCAAGATGCGCCTGATGACCAACAACCCCAAGAAGATGGTCGGCCTCGAAGGCTACGGGCTGGAGATCGTCGAGCGCGTCGCCATCGAAGCGGGCGCGTGCGAGATCAACCACAAGTATCTCATGACCAAGAAATCCAAGATGGGCCACATGCTGACCCTTGAGGATGAAGAATAGAACCGTCTTTCAGACGCGGAGGATATTCCAATGAACATCAAGACCATCGAAGGCAAGCTGCAGGCTCAGGGGCTCAAGATCGCCATCGTGTCCGCCCGTTTCAACGACTTCATCGTGGATCGCCTCACCGGCGGTGCGGTGGACTATCTCGTGCGCCACGGCGCCGATGAAGGCGACCTCACCCTCATCCGCGTGCCCGGCGCGTATGAAATGCCGCTGGTGGCGCGCAAGCTCGCACGCTCCGGCAAGTACGACGGCGTGATCTGCCTCGGCACCGTGATCCGCGGCGCCACCCCGCATTTCGATTTCGTGTCAAACGAGTGCGCCAAGGGCGTGGCTCAGGCCAGTTTCGAGACAGACCTGCCCATCAGCTTCGGCGTCCTTACCTGCGACACGCTGGAGCAGGCCATCGAACGCGCCGGATCCAAGGCCGGCAACAAAGGCGTGGAAGCGGCTTCCGCTCTGCTGGAAACCGTCCGCGTCATGGAGCAGCTGTAACATCCGATGAGCAAGAAGAAAGGCAACAGACCGGGCGTGCGCCGCATGGGCCGCACGCTCGCATTTCAGGTTCTCTACGGCGTATCCATGGTCCCGGAAACGGGTATGGAAGGCATGAAGGCCGCGTTCGAACGCAACCCGCAGGTGGAGAGCGAAGAAAACGATTTCGTCCGCGACTTCGGCAGATCGCTCTATCTCGGCGTGATGGAGCACCTGGCCCGTCTCGACGAGCTGGTGCGCACCCACTCGCAGCACTGGAAGATCGAGCGCATCGCCAAGGTCGAACTGGCGATTCTGAGGCTCGCCCTCTACGAAATGGCCTTCACCGACATCCCGGAAAGGGCGGCCATCAACGAAGCCGTTGAACTTGCCAAACGCTTTGGCGACGGCAACTCCAAGAGCTTCATCAACGGCATCCTCGACGGCGCGGCCAAGGAACTGAAAGCGAAATAAAGGAATTCGAGCAATGGCCATCGGAAAATACCATCCGGAAAAAATCGAGGGCAAATGGCAGGAGATCTGGAAAAAGTCCGGATGCTTCGAGGTCGAGGCCGACCCCGCCAAGCCCAAATACTACGTGCTGGAGATGTTCCCCTACCCCTCCGGGAAGATCCACATGGGCCACGTGCGCAACTACTCCATCGGCGACGTGGTGGCGCGGTTCATGTCCATGCGCGGCTATAACGTCATGCACCCCATGGGCTGGGACGCCTTCGGCCTGCCTGCGGAAAACGCCGCCATCAAGAACAATTCCCACCCCGCGGAATGGACCTACGCCAACATCGACGAGATGCGCGAACAGCTCCAGCGGCTGGGATACTCCTACGACTGGCGGCGCGAAGTGGCCTCCTGCCGTCCCGAATACTACAAGTGGGAACAGCTCTTCTTCTTGAAATTCCTCGAAAAAGGGCTCGTCTACCGCAAGAATTCCCCGGTAAACTGGTGCCCGGGCTGCAACACCGTGCTCGCCAACGAGCAGGTGGAGGAAGGCCTGTGCTGGCGCTGTGACGCCGAGGTGGAACAGAAGGACATGGAGCAGTGGTTCCTGCGCATCACCGATTACGCGGATGAACTGCTGGCCGATCTGAACAAGCTCGACAAGGGCTGGCCCGAGCGCGTGCTGACCATGCAGCGCAACTGGATCGGCAAGAGCTACGGCGCGGAACTGACCTTCTCCGTCAAAGGCTCCGACCGCAAGATCGACGTGTTCACCACCCGGCCCGACACCATTTACGGCGCGACTTTCATGTCCGTGGCCGCCGAGCATCCCATGGTGGAAGAGCTCATCGAAGGCTACGAGAAGGCCGACGAGGTCCGCGAATTCGTCAGCAAGGTCCGCAATATGGACCGCATCAAGCGCGGCGCCGACGACCTCGAAAAAGAAGGCATCTTCACGGGCGCTTACTGCGTCAACCCGGTCACCGGCCGGGAGATGCCCATCTACGTGGCAAACTTCGTGCTCATGGCCTACGGCACCGGCGCGGTCATGGCGGTGCCCGCTCACGACCAGCGCGACTTCGAATTCGCCACCAAGTACGAACTTCCGGTTCAGGTGGTCATCAATCCGCCCGAACTGCACGAAAAGGGCGATGTCCTTGATGTCGCGGACATGAGCGAGGCTTACGCCGACCCCGGCATCCTCGTGAACTCCGGCGACTTCGACGGCATGGAGAACGAGGCTGCCAAGAAGGCCATCGTGGAACACCTCGACGGCTCGGGCCTCGGCCGCATGACCGTGAACTACCGCCTGCGCGACTGGAACGTCTCCCGCCAGCGGTTCTGGGGCGCCCCCATTCCCGTGATTTACTGCGACGCCTGCGGCGCGGTGCCGGTCCCCGAGGACCAGCTGCCGATCAAGCTGCCGGAAGACGCGCAAGCCCGCAGCGACGGCAAGTCCCCGCTTCCGGGCATGGACTCCTTCGTCAACTGCGACTGCCCACAGTGCGGCGGCAAGGCACGCAGGGAAACCGACACCCTGGACACCTTCTTCGAGTCCAGCTGGTATTTCCTGCGCTACTGCGATGCCCGCAACGATGACGCCCCGTGGGACAAGGAAAAGATCGACTACTGGCTGCCCGTGGACCAGTACATCGGGGGCATCGAGCACGCCATTTTGCATCTGCTCTACGCCCGCTTCTTCACCAAGGCCCTGCGCGACACCGGTTTCATCAACAACGACGAACCGTTCGAGCATCTGCTCACGCAGGGCATGGTCCTCAAGGACGGCGGCAAGATGTCCAAGTCCAAGGGCAACGTGGTGGACCCCAACGCCATGATCAACCACTACGGCGCGGACGCCACGCGTCTGTTCATCCTCTTCGCCGCCCCGCCGGTGAAGGAGCTTGAGTGGTCCGATCAAGGCATCGAGGGCGCCTACCGCTTCCTCAACCGCCTGTGGCGGCTGGTGGAAGACCTGCAGGACGTGCTGCAGCAGGCAAAGCCCGCAAGCTTCACCGACCCGGCCTCCGAAGCCGCCAAGTCTTTGCGCCGCAAGGAACACGAGACCATCAAGCGCGTCACGCACGACATCGAGAACCACTTCCAGTTCAACACCGCCATCGCCGCGGTCATGGAACTGGTCAACGAGCTGTACGGCGTCAAGGACGAACTGCGAGAGTCCGCTCCGCAGGCCCTGTCCTCGGCCATCGCCACGGCCCTGACCGTGCTCTCCCCGGTGGCCCCGCACATCTGCGAGGAACTCTGGGAGACCCTCGGACACGATACCCGTCTGGCCGAGCAGGCATGGCCCGCTCACGACGAATCCGCGCTGGTCCTCGACGAGGTCACGGTGGTGGTGCAGGTCAACGGCAAGGTTCGCGGCAAGCTGAACGTGCCGAACAACGCGCCCAAGGATGACGTGGAAAAGATCGCCATGGAGCAGGAGAACGTGATCAAGCACATCGAAGGCAAGACCGTTCGCAAGGTCATCGTCGTTCCCAACAAACTGGTGAACATCGTGGCCAACTAGCTCCCCGACATATCCGACAGAAAAGGCCCCGCTCCGGAATTCCGAAGCGGGGCCTTCTTGCGTGTGATTTCCAGGCTACGGAGTCTCGATGATCTCCGGATCCTTCCAGTTCCACCACTTGAGCTTGTCCGGGTCGTGGAAGGTGGTGGACGCGTAGTACACGGCGCAACGGAACACATAAAGCACGCAGCGGTCCACGTGCTGGTCGGCCAGCGCCATGAGGCTTCTGTAAATGGCCTCGGGGTCCTGATCCTTCAGGTCCTCGACCTTGCGGAAGCCCAGCTCGTACAGGTCCTGCGCGATGCTGGATCCCACGCCGGGGATGGAACTCAGTTCCCGGATGGCCTGATCGTGCTCGTCCATGTCCGCTCCGCTAGATGCGTCCGTAGACCTTGTCGAGAATTTCCTTGCCGCCTGCGGCGAGAACGCGGTCGGCCAATTCGGTGCCGATCTGCCAGGCGGAATCGCGGTGTCCTTCCTGCTCCATGCGGATGGGACGGCTACCGTCCTCGTCGGCCACGAAGCCGGTCAGGAGAATCTTCTCGCCCTCAAGGCGGGACCATGCCGCGATGGGCACCTGACAGCCGCCGTCGAGGCCGGTGAGGAAGCCGCGTTCGGCCAGCACCTGATATTTGCTTTCCCTGTGGTCGAGGAACTCGATCATGCCGCGCACTTCGGCGTCGTCCTTGCGGTACTCGATGCCCAGCGCTCCCTGCGCCACTGCGGGCAAAAAGTCCGGCGGACCGAGAATCTCCGACTTGGGAGCGGAGAGGCCGAGGCGCACCAGACCGGCGGTGGCCACCACGATGGCGTCGTATTCGCCGTTCATGAGCTTGCCCACGCGGGTGTCGAGGTTGCCGCGCAGCCACTTGATTTCGAGGTCCGGGCGCAACAGCAGGAGCTGGGACTGGCGGCGCAGGCTGCTGGTGCCGACCACCGCCCCTTCGGGCAGTTCGGCAAGACCGCGATAGTTTACGGACAGCAGCGTGTCTGTGGCCGCCTCGCGCTCGGGGTTGATACCCACTTCAAGGCCCTCGGGCAACTCGGTGGGCACGTCCTTCATGGAGTGCACCGCGATGTCGGCGCGGCCGTCCAGCAGGGCTTCCTCAATTTCCTTGACGAAAAGGCCCTTGCCGCCGACTTTCGCCAGCGGCACGTCGAGGATCTTGTCGCCCTTGGTTTTGATTTTGAGCAGCTCCACTTCGAGGCCGGGGTGTTCTTCGCGAAGCAGTGCGGAAATGTGATTGGCCTGCCACAGGGCGAGCTTGGAGCCCCGGGTGGCGATGGTGATTTTCTGTTTCATGAGAAGCGGTGTGGTTGGGCGCTAGCCGCAGGAGGAACAGTTGCCGCCCACGCATCCTGCGCAGCCGGAAGGGGCGCTTGCCGCAGCGGGGGCGGATTCGGTCTCGCCGCCGAAGTCTTCCCCGGAACCCATGCGGGTCCTGCATGCGGAGATGAGCTTTTCGGTCGCCCCGGATTTGCAGGCCGGGCACGGCGGACATTCGTCATGGCTGAAGACCAGTTCCTCGAACTCGTTTTCGCAATCCTTGCACTTGTATTCGTAGATGGGCATAGGCTTCCCCCCTGATGGTTATCCATTCGCGCCTCGGCGCGGCATACCTGATTATCGGAAAAGGTGGCGACTGGCAATCACCGCCGCGTCATACGTAAGTCCGCGTGAGCGTTTGTCCACCTGAAAATAATATCATCATCTGGCGTTCCCGAGCCAAAAAAGCTACCTTCCGCCGGAAACACCCAAAGGACTCCATGAGCACGCACCAAAAGGATATGCGCCTTCCTCCCGAACCGGACTTCGGGCACAGTGGCATCGATGATGCCAATGAGATGGTGCGGTGCGTGTTCTCCACCCAGCGGGAGATAACCATCGGCACCGGCACCACCAAGCGCAGGCAGAAAAGCCGCATCATGTGGCTGGTGGAGCAGCGCGACGACGATACCTACGCCGTTCGCAAGATCAACGCCAACTTCGTGCCGGTGGGCAAGGAAACCACCATCACCGGAGAGCAGCTCTTCTCCGAGTTCACCCCGGAAGTGGAAATCCATCTGACCAAGGTGGAGCCCGCCATGCTCAACCTGCACCGCACACTGGAACGCGGCGACCTGCACCGCCTTGTGGGCGAAAGCGGCGAGGCCGAAATGGAGTACAGCGAGGCGTTGCAGATAGACGAACTCAACGTGCGCGCCATCTTCGGCCTCGGCATCGTTCTGGCCCAACGCGGCGCCGTGCAACGCGCCCGCTCCGTCTTCCACGACATCGTCAACCTCGATGCCGCTTTCGAGGAAGAACACAAGCACCTGTTCAATGAATTCGGCATCAGCCTCAGGAAGGCGGCCCTGTTCGAGGAAGCGGTGCAGTATTACACCCGGGCCATGGAGCTCACCCAGAGCGATGACCACCTGCACTACAACATCGCCCGCGCCCATTTCGAGCTGGCGCAGTGGGGAGAGTGCTTTGAGCATTTGCACAAAAGCCTGTCGATTAACGGCAATCTCAACGAGTCCCTGAACCTGCTCAGACTCATAAAGGCCATCCACGGCGATCAGAAGCTGCTGGAAAGGTACGGCAAGAAGCCCGTTCCGCAAACCGTTGGGGAACAGGCCGAACAACTGTTGAAGGAAACGGAATAACCATGAAGCTCGACATCACGCTCGTAGGCAACTACCACGCTCTGGGCCTGCTGCGCCTCAACCGCTACACCATCAAGCAGGGCGTGCAATCCTTCGGCAGCCGCCGCTGGACCGAAATCCTCAACGGAATAGCCTACGGCCCGCAGCCGGAAAATCTTCAGCAGGCAGTGGAGGCCGCGCTGGGCAAACGGGTGGAAGTGCCCTACTCCGGCGGCGGCGTGCTGCTGGACGACCAGTTCGGCATGGAAGTCTTTCTGGACAACGAGGAATACCCCTGCGGCAACGTGGACGGCACATCCAGACTGATCCGGCCGGAAAAATTCATGACCGGCTTTCGCAAGAACGACATGCTTTGCGAATGCAAGGCTTCGGGCATCGGTGCCCTCAAGTGCCGCTGGGAATTCGACGAAGAGTTCGACGAACGCAAGATCCGGCTCGAATACGATGACTTGCGCGAGGTGCTGAACAAGCCCAAGGCCTTTGAAGTGGTGACCATGGTCACCTACGACGGCAAACAGCCGGATCGTCTCGTGCGTGACGGCGGCGAAGGGCTCACCCCCTCGGCGCCGGTCTACCGCATTTCCTGAACCGTCCCGTCATCCAGCCGCGCAAAGAACTCGCGCATTCTCTTTTCCGACCAATACTCGCCGTTACCGTTGAGACTCACGAAGCCAACGTGCCCGCCGTGCGCCGGGATATCCAGGTACAGGCAGTCGTTTCGCCGCGCCCTGCCCTCGGGATAGCACAGCGATGACAGGAACGGGTCGTCCGCCGCGTTCACCAGCAGGGTCGGCACCCTGACCTCATCCAGAAACTGAAGGCTGGCGCATTTCGCGTAGTAATCCTGTGCCGAGGCGAACCCGTGCAGCGGGGCGGTGTAGCGGTCATCGTACACCTCGAAGGTGCGGATCTCGTCCAGCCCCGTCAGATCGAGTCCGAGTTCGGGGAAACGCTCGGCCTTGTGGCGCACCTTTTCCCTGAGTCCGCGCAGGAAGTATTCCATATAGACACGGTTCACGGTGCGGCCCATCACCTTCGCGGCCCCGGCGAGGTCGCAGGGCACGGAGAATACGGCCGCACGGCTCACCTGCGGCGGCACGTTGTCGGGATTCTCGCCAAGATATTTCAGTGTCTGGTTGCCGCCCATGCTGAAGCCCACCAGCGCGGCCTCCGAATACCCGCCGCGACGCAGCGCGTGAGTCAGCACCGTATGCAGGTCATCGGTCACGCCGGAATGATACAGGCGCGGCAGCCGGTTGGGTTCGCCCGAGCATCCGCGAAAATTCAGGTTAACGGTGTCCCAGCCGTCACGGTTCAGGGCCAGCGCGGCGCCGGCCACGTATTTACGCCGGGAGTTTCCTTCCAGCCCGTGCGAAATGACAGCCACCCGGTCCGAGCCGGTGCGGCTCCAGTCCAGATCGATGAAATCGCCGTCGGGCGTGGTGATACGTTCGGATTCGAAGGCAATCTCCGGCCTCCTGCGCGCCAACACCGGATATATGGTCTGAAAATGTCCGTTGGTGAAAGGAAATGCGGGATTGTAATCAGCGTGTTTCAGAAGTGGCATGAGTGGCTCATGCCCGATTTGGGAAGCTACGGCAAGGCCTGAATTATCATTGACTCTTTTGCCTTCCCGGAGGATGTATTTTATGATGAGCATCAAGATTGTCGTCCGTTTTCTGCTTTCGACAAGCCTGCTTCTGCTGCTGGCGGTCCCCACTCATGCGGCGGATTATCGCACCTTGCTCATCAGCTCGTATCATCCCGGCTTTCCGACTTTTTCCAGGCAATTGGAAGGGCTCAACGCCTTGCTGGAACCGGCGGGTGCATCCCTTGACGTCGAATTCATGGATTCGAAAAGGTTTCCCTCCACGAGACAACGCAGCGAATTCAGGAAAAGTCTTACCTACAAACTGGAAAGGCTCCCGAAGTACGACCTCATCTTTACGGCTGACGACAACGCATTCAATTTTGTCATGGATAACAGGGAGACGCTGTTCAAAGGGCTTCCGCTCGTCTTTTTCGGCGTAAACGACGAGGCGAACGCTCTCTTGCGCGTTCAGGACGACTCGCTAGCCACTGGCGTTCTGGAGGAGATATCGATCAGCCAGACACTCGACATGGCCCGGGAGATGATACCCGGACTCGAAAACATCGTGGGGATCGCGGACGCGACCACCACAGGCAGGACTGACGCGGAGGAGTTCCTTGCCGCACATGACAAGACTCCGCTCACCCTTTCCCTGCTCGACCTCGGCGCTCTCGACTGGCAACAATTCGGAGAGCAGATTGCTTCACTGGTTCGCGACACTGCGCTTCTGCTCATCTCCGCCTTTCACGACAAACAGGGTGAAAGAAAGGATTTCAGAGAAACCGTTGAGTTCATAACCGCCCGTGCCAGTGTCCCCGTGTTTCATCTCTGGCAGCACGGCATCGGACAGGGGCTCCTTGGTGGCAAGGTCGTCTGCCAGTACAATCAGGCCAAACTCGCGGCACAAAACGCAGTGGAAATTCTTCGGGGGCGCAGCCCGGCGGACATCCCGGTCATGCCCGGCCGGAACGCCAACGTCAACATCATGGACGGCGAGGCCCTGCGCTGTCTGGGACTTTCGGAAACCCGCGCTGAGAACATTGCCTCCGTCATCAACACACAGGAAAGCTTCTTTGAACGCCACCAGGACCTCATTCTTCGCGGCGGACCGGTCTTTCTACTCCTTCTCTTAGCCATCGGCTACCTGCTGCATCTCAACCGCGCTCTCTATCTGACCCGCAGGGAACTGCACGAGAGCGAAAAGAAATACCGTGCGTATATCGACCACGCCCCGGACGCGGTATTCGTCACCGATGACCGAGGTTTCATCCTTGAAGCCAATCGCAGCGCACGGGTGGTATCCCTGAATGATGCGGACAAGGATATCACCGGGCTGACACTTTTCGAGGTTCTGCCACGGGAGAACTGGCGGGACCTGCGCGACGCACTGAACCACCTTGAAACGGAAGGCGTATTCAGGGGGCGGAGCCAATCGGTCAAGATGGTCGAGA harbors:
- a CDS encoding bifunctional 3,4-dihydroxy-2-butanone-4-phosphate synthase/GTP cyclohydrolase II; this translates as MPLCTIEEAIEDIRQGKMVIMVDDEDRENEGDLVCAAEKTTPEMINFMATHGRGLICLAMDGYMVDRLQLPLMAQSNKSQFGTNFTVSIEAREGVTTGISAFDRATTILTAVADDVVPEDIVTPGHIFPLRAKEGGVLVRAGQTEGSVDLCRLAGLKPAGVICEIMREDGNMARMPDLIPFAKEHGLKICSVEDLIAYRMKFGNYSVTKEAEAELPTRWGHFKSAAFKSSTDDKTHIALYMGDIKPDEPVLVRVHSECLTGDVFGSLRCDCGNQLADAMCMIRNEGKGVLLYMRQEGRGIGLGNKIRAYHLQDQGYDTVEANMKLGFPPDLRDYGVGAQILVELGISKMRLMTNNPKKMVGLEGYGLEIVERVAIEAGACEINHKYLMTKKSKMGHMLTLEDEE
- the ribH gene encoding 6,7-dimethyl-8-ribityllumazine synthase gives rise to the protein MNIKTIEGKLQAQGLKIAIVSARFNDFIVDRLTGGAVDYLVRHGADEGDLTLIRVPGAYEMPLVARKLARSGKYDGVICLGTVIRGATPHFDFVSNECAKGVAQASFETDLPISFGVLTCDTLEQAIERAGSKAGNKGVEAASALLETVRVMEQL
- the nusB gene encoding transcription antitermination factor NusB yields the protein MSKKKGNRPGVRRMGRTLAFQVLYGVSMVPETGMEGMKAAFERNPQVESEENDFVRDFGRSLYLGVMEHLARLDELVRTHSQHWKIERIAKVELAILRLALYEMAFTDIPERAAINEAVELAKRFGDGNSKSFINGILDGAAKELKAK
- the leuS gene encoding leucine--tRNA ligase, giving the protein MAIGKYHPEKIEGKWQEIWKKSGCFEVEADPAKPKYYVLEMFPYPSGKIHMGHVRNYSIGDVVARFMSMRGYNVMHPMGWDAFGLPAENAAIKNNSHPAEWTYANIDEMREQLQRLGYSYDWRREVASCRPEYYKWEQLFFLKFLEKGLVYRKNSPVNWCPGCNTVLANEQVEEGLCWRCDAEVEQKDMEQWFLRITDYADELLADLNKLDKGWPERVLTMQRNWIGKSYGAELTFSVKGSDRKIDVFTTRPDTIYGATFMSVAAEHPMVEELIEGYEKADEVREFVSKVRNMDRIKRGADDLEKEGIFTGAYCVNPVTGREMPIYVANFVLMAYGTGAVMAVPAHDQRDFEFATKYELPVQVVINPPELHEKGDVLDVADMSEAYADPGILVNSGDFDGMENEAAKKAIVEHLDGSGLGRMTVNYRLRDWNVSRQRFWGAPIPVIYCDACGAVPVPEDQLPIKLPEDAQARSDGKSPLPGMDSFVNCDCPQCGGKARRETDTLDTFFESSWYFLRYCDARNDDAPWDKEKIDYWLPVDQYIGGIEHAILHLLYARFFTKALRDTGFINNDEPFEHLLTQGMVLKDGGKMSKSKGNVVDPNAMINHYGADATRLFILFAAPPVKELEWSDQGIEGAYRFLNRLWRLVEDLQDVLQQAKPASFTDPASEAAKSLRRKEHETIKRVTHDIENHFQFNTAIAAVMELVNELYGVKDELRESAPQALSSAIATALTVLSPVAPHICEELWETLGHDTRLAEQAWPAHDESALVLDEVTVVVQVNGKVRGKLNVPNNAPKDDVEKIAMEQENVIKHIEGKTVRKVIVVPNKLVNIVAN
- a CDS encoding helix-hairpin-helix domain-containing protein — protein: MDEHDQAIRELSSIPGVGSSIAQDLYELGFRKVEDLKDQDPEAIYRSLMALADQHVDRCVLYVFRCAVYYASTTFHDPDKLKWWNWKDPEIIETP
- the hemC gene encoding hydroxymethylbilane synthase; the encoded protein is MKQKITIATRGSKLALWQANHISALLREEHPGLEVELLKIKTKGDKILDVPLAKVGGKGLFVKEIEEALLDGRADIAVHSMKDVPTELPEGLEVGINPEREAATDTLLSVNYRGLAELPEGAVVGTSSLRRQSQLLLLRPDLEIKWLRGNLDTRVGKLMNGEYDAIVVATAGLVRLGLSAPKSEILGPPDFLPAVAQGALGIEYRKDDAEVRGMIEFLDHRESKYQVLAERGFLTGLDGGCQVPIAAWSRLEGEKILLTGFVADEDGSRPIRMEQEGHRDSAWQIGTELADRVLAAGGKEILDKVYGRI
- a CDS encoding FmdB family zinc ribbon protein, yielding MPIYEYKCKDCENEFEELVFSHDECPPCPACKSGATEKLISACRTRMGSGEDFGGETESAPAAASAPSGCAGCVGGNCSSCG
- a CDS encoding tetratricopeptide repeat protein; the encoded protein is MSTHQKDMRLPPEPDFGHSGIDDANEMVRCVFSTQREITIGTGTTKRRQKSRIMWLVEQRDDDTYAVRKINANFVPVGKETTITGEQLFSEFTPEVEIHLTKVEPAMLNLHRTLERGDLHRLVGESGEAEMEYSEALQIDELNVRAIFGLGIVLAQRGAVQRARSVFHDIVNLDAAFEEEHKHLFNEFGISLRKAALFEEAVQYYTRAMELTQSDDHLHYNIARAHFELAQWGECFEHLHKSLSINGNLNESLNLLRLIKAIHGDQKLLERYGKKPVPQTVGEQAEQLLKETE
- a CDS encoding YheT family hydrolase, whose amino-acid sequence is MPLLKHADYNPAFPFTNGHFQTIYPVLARRRPEIAFESERITTPDGDFIDLDWSRTGSDRVAVISHGLEGNSRRKYVAGAALALNRDGWDTVNLNFRGCSGEPNRLPRLYHSGVTDDLHTVLTHALRRGGYSEAALVGFSMGGNQTLKYLGENPDNVPPQVSRAAVFSVPCDLAGAAKVMGRTVNRVYMEYFLRGLREKVRHKAERFPELGLDLTGLDEIRTFEVYDDRYTAPLHGFASAQDYYAKCASLQFLDEVRVPTLLVNAADDPFLSSLCYPEGRARRNDCLYLDIPAHGGHVGFVSLNGNGEYWSEKRMREFFARLDDGTVQEMR